Proteins from a single region of Acipenser ruthenus chromosome 31, fAciRut3.2 maternal haplotype, whole genome shotgun sequence:
- the LOC131702935 gene encoding zinc finger and SCAN domain-containing protein 29-like, translated as MDRNALAELLQALESRRDAEERRREERYTALIERVGLAVAAATTPTTTPLMSPPKARAMKMSAEDDPEAYLVAFERLATAAAWPREFWASQLGPCLIGEAQAAYQAMSDHHATDYDLVKQAILRRLNITTETHRARFREYRRAPETRPRVVAERLCDHMVHWLTPGKKTAQQMGEAIVVEQFCHVVGAETQAWIRRHNPDTLEEAVKLAEDFEDSLTSARIGILSAPALRSSRPLPPSPPTPPPPPPPTFQGPRPPRAPTPLGPLASPPWRPRLAPSWGRGAAPAPLPYQQRDRFLTYAPSVPPICFRCHQPGHLARSCPAAMECDVAACNWAPETDS; from the exons atggaccgcaacgcactggcggagctgctgcaggcgctggagagcaggcgcgacgcagaggagagaaggagggaggagcgctacacggcgctcattgaacgggtagggctggccgttgctgcagcgacgacccctaccacaacaccgctgatgtcgcccccgaaggcacgggcaatgaagatgtcggcggaggatgacccggaggcgtatttggtggcgttcgagcggctggctaccgcggcggcttggccgcgggagttctgggccagccagttgggaccctgcctgattggggaggctcaggcagcctaccaagccatgagcgaccatcacgccaccgattatgacctggtcaagcaggctatcctccgccggctgaacatcaccacggagacccaccgggcgcgatttagggagtaccggagagccccggagacacgccccagggtggttgcagagcggttgtgcgaccacatggtgcattggctgacccccgggaagaagaccgcccagcagatgggggaagccattgtggtagagcaattctgccatgtggtcggcgccgaaacccaggcgtggatacggcgccacaaccccgacaccctggaggaggcggtcaaactggccgaagacttcgaggactccctgacctctgcccggatcgggatcctgtcggcccctgcccttcggagcagccgacctctccctccctctcctccaacaccaccaccaccaccaccccccacgttccagggacccagacctcccagagcaccgaccccattgggcccccttgcctcccccccatggagaccaaggttggcccccagctggggtagaggtgctgcccctgccccgttgccataccagcagcgggacagatttctgacctatgccccctctgtccctcctatctgttttaggtgccaccagccgggacatctggccaggtcatgccccgctgccatggagtgtgacgtggccgcgtgcaattgggcacctgaaactg acagttaa